In Planctomycetota bacterium, one genomic interval encodes:
- a CDS encoding DUF1559 domain-containing protein has protein sequence MKKKHTFRDSHLAAGLAPRGSMHPTREASPDAKWIIRDAHAFTLIELLVVVSIITLLIAILLPSLTKARDTARIVHCGANLHQIGIGVTTYSVEYKGYIPPYNGGGANPFVTYWMWDTSTPTKRNPVNLGHLFRYSKDPGMYFDVSLDPKRDSLAFNGPDNPWNDGQGDSIARLRSSYPARSLQFKYGTGTHYWRMDEFSHNVIYSDFVGVDNWNGGGIILGTINKPHRGLGYNRLFAEGAVRWISSQDVDRYRPVTNVQPAVAAQYNYYEQCLDLVP, from the coding sequence ATGAAAAAGAAACACACATTCCGCGATTCGCATTTAGCGGCGGGGCTTGCCCCGCGCGGCTCGATGCACCCGACGCGCGAGGCAAGCCCCGACGCTAAATGGATCATTCGTGACGCACATGCCTTTACCTTGATCGAACTGCTAGTTGTCGTGAGCATCATCACGCTGCTCATCGCGATTCTCCTCCCTTCGCTCACCAAGGCGCGCGACACCGCCCGCATCGTCCACTGCGGCGCGAACCTCCACCAGATCGGCATCGGCGTCACCACCTACAGCGTCGAATACAAGGGCTACATCCCCCCCTACAACGGCGGCGGAGCCAACCCGTTCGTGACCTATTGGATGTGGGACACATCAACCCCCACCAAGCGCAATCCCGTCAACCTCGGCCATCTGTTCCGCTACTCCAAGGACCCGGGCATGTACTTCGACGTCTCGCTCGACCCCAAGCGCGACAGTCTCGCCTTCAACGGGCCGGACAATCCGTGGAACGACGGCCAGGGAGACTCCATCGCGCGCCTCCGCTCGTCCTACCCCGCACGATCCCTTCAATTCAAGTACGGCACCGGCACGCATTACTGGCGCATGGACGAATTCAGCCACAACGTCATCTACAGCGACTTCGTCGGTGTGGACAACTGGAACGGCGGCGGCATCATCCTCGGCACCATCAACAAGCCCCACCGCGGCCTGGGCTACAACCGCCTCTTCGCCGAAGGAGCCGTCCGCTGGATCAGCAGCCAGGACGTCGACCGCTATCGCCCCGTGACCAATGTCCAGCCCGCCGTCGCCGCGCAGTACAACTATTACGAGCAGTGCCTGGACCTCGTGCCGTAA